One genomic segment of Balaenoptera musculus isolate JJ_BM4_2016_0621 chromosome 11, mBalMus1.pri.v3, whole genome shotgun sequence includes these proteins:
- the LOC118904033 gene encoding elongation factor 1-alpha 1-like: MGKEKTHINIVVIGHVDSGKSTTTGHLIYKCGGIDKRTTEKFEEEAAEMGKGSFKYAWVLDRLKAEHECDITTDISLWKFETSKYYVNITDAPGHRDFIKNMTTGTSQADCAVLIVAAGVGESEAGISKNGQTREHALLACTLGVKLIVNKMDSTEPPYSQKRYNETVKEVSTYIKKIGYNPNTIAFVPISGWNGDNMLEPSANMPWFKGWKVTRKDGNASGTTMHETLDCILPPTCPTDKPLPLPFQDVYKIGGTGTVPVSRVETGVLRPGMVLTFAPVNVTTEVKSFEMHHESLSEALRGDNVGFNVKNMSVKDVNRGNAAGDSKNDRPMEAAGFTAQVIILNHPGQISGGCAPVLDYHTAHIACKFAELKEKTDRRSGKKLEDGPKFLKSGDAVIIDMVPGKPMCVESFSDYPPLGHFAVRDMRQTVAVGVIKAVDKKAAGAGKVTKSAQKAQKAK, from the coding sequence atgggaaaggagaagaCCCACATCAACATCGTTGTCATTGGACACGTAGATTCAGGGAAGTCTACCACTACTGGCCATCTGATCTACAAATGTGGTGGGATCGACAAGAGAACCACTGAAAAGTTCGAGGAGGAGGCTGCCGAGATGGGAAAGGGCTCCTTCAAGTATGCCTGGGTCTTGGACAGACTGAAAGCTGAACACGAGTGTGATATCACCACTGATATCTCCCTATGGAAATTCGAGACCAGCAAGTACTATGTGAACATCACTGATGCCCCAGGACACAGAGACTTCATCAAAAACATGACTACAGGCACATCCCAGGCTGACTGTGCTGTCCTGATTGTTGCTGCTGGTGTTGGTGAATCTGAAGCAGGTATTTCCAAGAATGGGCAGACCCGTGAGCATGCCCTTCTGGCCTGCACTCTGGGTGTGAAACTAATTGTTAACAAAATGGATTCCACTGAGCCACCCTACAGCCAGAAGAGATACAACGAAACTGTTAAGGAAGTCagcacctacattaagaaaattgGCTACAACCCCAACACAATAGCATTTGTGCCAATTTCTGGCTGGAATGGTGACAACATGCTGGAGCCAAGTGCTAACATGCCGTGGTTCAAGGGATGGAAAGTCACCCGTAAAGATGGCAATGCCAGCGGAACCACAATGCATGAAACTCTGGATTGCATCCTGCCACCAACTTGCCCAACTGACAAGCCCTTGCCTCTGCCCTTCCAGGACGTCTACAAAATTGGTGGTACTGGCACTGTCCCTGTGAGTCGAGTGGAGACTGGTGTTCTCAGACCTGGCATGGTGCTCACCTTTGCTCCAGTCAACGTGACAACTGAAGTGAAGTCTTTCGAAATGCACCATGAATCTTTGAGTGAAGCCCTTCGTGGGGACAATGTGGGCTTCAATGTCAAGAACATGTCTGTCAAAGATGTTAATCGTGGCAATGCGGCTGGTGACAGCAAAAATGACCGACCGATGGAAGCAGCTGGCTTCACAGCTCAGGTGATTATCTTGAACCACCCAGGCCAAATAAGTGGCGGATGTGCACCTGTGCTGGATTATCACACAGCTCACATTGCTTGCAAGTTTGCTGAGCTGAAGGAGAAGACTGATCGTCGTTCTGGGAAAAAGCTGGAAGATGGCCCCAAATTCTTGAAATCTGGTGATGCTGTCATCATTGATATGGTTCCTGGCAAACCCATGTGTGTTGAGAGCTTCTCTGACTATCCTCCTCTGGGCCATTTTGCTGTTCGTGACATGAGACAGACGGTTGCTGTGGGTGTCATCAAAGCAGTGGACAAGAAGGCAGCTGGAGCTGGCAAGGTCACCAAGTCTGCCCAGAAAGCTCAGAAGGCTAAATGA